The genomic region CGCGATCCGGGTGCCCTCGACGGTCAGGTGGGCCTCCGGGGCGATCCCGGCGCCGGTGTCCAGCAGGGCGCGGACGTCGTCGACGAAACCGGCCGGGGCGAGAGCCCGGGTCGGCGGCCCGTCCACCTGGGCGGCGCCGACCCGGGCCAGCGCGAGGCGGTGCCGGTCGGTGGCGACCACCCGGACGCCGTCCGGCTCGACGTCGAACAGCACGCCGGTGAGCACCGGCAGGTCCGGGTCGGTGCCGACGGCGAAGCGGACGGCGTCGATGGCGCGGGCCAGGTCGACGCGGGACAGCACGAGGCGGGTGGTCATCGCGGGCTCCTCGGGGCCGAGCAGGGTACGGATCCGGGAGAGCTCGCGGCGGGCGTCGGCGAGGCCGTCCTCCAGCCGGCGCAGGTGCGCGTCCAGCAGCCGGTGCACGGCGGCCGGCTCGGCCCGCACCGCGGCGGCGATCTCGGCGACCGGCATGCCGACCCGTCGCAGGCCGGCGACCAGCCGGGCCGGCGCCACCTGGTCGTCGGTGTACCAGCGGTAGCCGGTCACCGGGTCCACGTGGGCGGGCACCAGCACCCCGGCCGAGTCGTAGAACCGCAGGGCGCTGACCGTCAGGCCGCTGGCCCGGGCCAGCTCGCCGATGCTGCGCAGCTCGCTCTCCACGACCGGAGACCCTGTCGTCTCGACCTGGTCGAGGGTCAAGCCCGCCCCGCCGGGCCGTCCAGCACCCGGAACGTGATGCCGGCCCGGGTGAGCCGGCCGAGCAGCGCCTCGCCCATCGCGGTCACCGGGGTGACCTGCCCGGCGGTCGGCGGCAGGTCGTCCAGGGCCAGGCAGAGCGCCGACTCGGCGAGCATCTTCGCCGTCTCGTCGTAGCCGGGGTCGCCGCCGGACACCTCGGTGTGCACCCGCCGCCCGCCGCCCGCCCCGACGAACCGGACCCGGAACCACGACCGCGACCGCTGCTGCGGCGTCGGCCCCTGGCCGGAGGCGAGCCGGCCGAGCAGCCAGCGTCGGGCGGGTGGCACCCTGACCAGGCCGGCCAGGGCGCCGAGCCCGGCCGCGGCGGCCAGCACGGTGGGCAGCCGCCGCACCGCGGCGAAGTGCCGGTAGCGGAAGTCCGGCCCGTACTCCGGGCACGCGGCCGCGGAGCGGCGGACGACGTGCGGATCGATCGTGGGCAGCGGCACCGTCCACATGCCCAGCTCCGCCGAGCGGGCGAGGCGACCCGCCACCGCCCGGACCCGCCGGTCCGCCGGCCGCGGCTCGACCGCGCGGCGCTCGCGCGCGGCCCGGCTCGCGTGGGCGGCGCGGGAGAAGGCGGTGAGCGCCGAATGGTACGTGCCGGCCGAGAATCGTCCGCCGGCCCGGACGAAGCCGTCGACCGTGATCGCCGCGTCGGCGGGCAGGTGCCGGACGGTGAACCAGGCGCCCAGGTCGTGCGGGATCGAGTCGAAGCCGCAGGCGTGCACCAGCCGCGCCCCGGTGCGGACGGCCTCGGCGTGGTGGCGCAGGTACATCAGGTCGACGAACTCCGGCTCGCCGGTGATGTCCAGATAGTCGGTGCCGGCCCGGGCGCACGCGGCGACCAGCGGCTCCCCGTGGTGGATGAACGGGCCGACGGTGCTGGCGACCACCCGGGTGCTCTCCGCCAGCGCGCGCAACGAGTCGGCGTCGGCCACGTCTGCGGTCAGCAGCGGCAGCCCGGCCAGCGCCGGGTCGATCCCGGCGAGCCGCTCACGTACCGTCGCCACCTTCCCGGGGTCGCGCCCCGCGAGCGCCCACCGCAGCCCGGCGGGGGCGTGTCTGGCCAGGTATTCGGCGGTCAGCCCGCCGGTGAAACCGGTCGCGCCGAACAGCACGAGGTGGTGCGTCCGCTCCCCAACCATCCCCGGAGTCTGCCATCCCGTCCGCGTGGCGGCACACCCTCGCTCCCGCGGCGCGGCCCGGGCGCCGGGGTACGGCCAGCGCCCGGGCCACCGCTCCGGCGGCCGCCGAGCCGGCGGGGGTGAGCGCCGACGCGGCCAGCCGTCCGAAACGTCCCACCTCGTCCCTTCCGCCTCGTTCCGCTCGGCCCCGGTGTACCCCCGATGGTGGGCGCGGTGCGGGTGAACGCGGCTCGCCCCGAAGGGGTGAACCGGCCACCGCCGGGTAACCGCCCGCCGACCGGGGGGTGGAACGCGTCCGTGGGGGTGGGGCCGGATGCCGGAGCAGCAGAGCGGGGCACGGGTGGAGACGGCGACGCCGGATGCGGCCGGGCCGCCGCTGCTCGCGTCCCGGCTGACCCCGCCCGCGCTGCCCGAACCGGTGGTGGCCCGGCCCCGGCTGCTGCGCCGGCTCGACGCCGGCAGCGCCGGGCCGGTCACCCTGGTCCGGGCGCCGGCCGGGTGGGGCAAGACCACCCTGCTCGTCTCCTGGACCCGCCTCGTCGACGGCAGCGCCGGGGAGGGCGCCGACGTGCGCCCGGACGGCAGCGTCGCCGACCCGCGCCGGCCGACCCCGGCCTGGGTGTCCGTGGAGAGTGGCGACGACGGCGACCGGCTCTGGTTGTACCTGGCGGCGGCGCTGCGCGCCACGACGGATCCGGTGCTGGACCCGGCGGCGCCGGTGCCGGACCGGCCGCCCCGTCCCGACCAGCTGGAACTGCTGGCCGCCGCGCTGGCCGCCCGGGAGCGGCCGGTGCTGCTGGTCCTGGACGACCTGCACCGGGTCACCGACCCGGCGGCGCTGACCGGCCTGGAGTTCCTCCTCCGCCATGCCGAGCAGCGGTTGCGCCTGGTGGTCGGTGCGCGCGCCGGGCTGCCGCTGGCCGTGCACCGGCTCCGGCTGGCCGGCGAGCTGACCGAGATAGGCCCGGACGAGCTCGCCTTCACCGACGACGAGGTGGCCGATCTGCTCAGCGCGCACGGCGTGCGGCTGCCCGGCGCGGCGCTGCGCCGGCTGCGGGAGCGGACCGCTGGCTGGCCGGCGGCGCTCCGGTTCGCCGCGCTGGCGCTGGACCGTCAACCTGACCCGGCGCGCTGGGTCGGTCGGTTCGGCGGGGACCAGCCGGAGATCGCTGGCTACCTGCACGAGGAAGTGCTGGCGGCGGTCGCGCCGGAGGCGCGCGAGCTGCTGCGGCGAACCGCGCTCGCCGAGACGGTCTGCGCCGACCTTGCGGACGCGCTCACCGGCCGCGCGGACGGCGAGCGCATGCTCGCCGACCTGTCCGGCGACCGTGGCCTGCTGAGCCGCGACGACAGCCGGCCGCCCTGGTACCGCTGCCACCCGCTGCTGACCGACCTGCTCCGGGCCGACCTGGCCCGGCTGCCCGCCGACGAGCTGCGCGACCTGCACCTGCGGGCCGCCGGCTGGTACGCCGACAACGGCCGCCCGGCCGAGGGGCTACGGCACGCGCTGACCGCCGGCCGGTGGGACCGGGCGACCGAACTCTTCGTCGCGCAGTGGCCGGAGCTGGCGCCGTACGACCGGGCCGGCGCGGACGGCCCGCCTCCGGCGTCTCCGCCGCCGGAGGCGGTGCGCCGGGACCCGGAACTCGCGCTCGCCTGCGCCGCCGAGCGGGCCCACGCCGGCGACGCCGCGGCCGCAGCCGGATACCTGCGCAGCGCCGCCGACCACGCGGGGACGCTACCCACGCCCCGGCGGGACCGCTTCCTGCGGCTCGCCACCGCGCTGGAGCTCACCCTCGCCCGCCTGGCCGGCGACCACGCCGAGGTGCGCGCCGCGGCCGCCCGGCTGGTTCGCGGCCGGATGACCGGGGCCGGCGAACCGCCGCCGAGCGCGGCGGGCGCCGGCCCGCGCGGCGGCGCCACCGAGGACGCCGACCTGCGCGCCTTCGCCGGTACGGCGCTCGGGCTGGTCGAGCTTGCCGAGGGGCAGCTGCCCGGGGCGCGCTTCGCCCGTGCGCTGGCGGCGGCCGGGGAGGCCGGTCGGCCCCGCACCGAGCTGGTCTGCGCGAGCCGGTCGGCGCTGCTGCACGCGGTCCGGGGAGAGCTGCGGGCCGCCGAGACCGCCGCCCAGGAGGCGCTGGCCATGCCGCCCTGTCACGGCTGGGCCTGCCGGCTCGACTGCGGGTACGCCTACCTGGCGCTCGCCGTCGTGGCGCTGCACCGGGACCAGCCCGAGGAGAGCGCGGCGAACCTGGCCCTGGCCGCGCCGGCGACCGGCGGGGCGGAGCCGGACGACCGGCCCCCGGGGGCCGACGTGCCGGCCGCCGAGACCGTCGCCGCCGCCGTGGCCGCACTCTGTCGCGCGCGGCTGCTGCATGATCGGGGCGAGCCGGCGGCTGGACAGCGGCTGCTGGTCGAGGCCCGGGACCGGCTGGCCGACCGGCCCACCGGTGCCGACCTGGCGTACCTGCTGCTGGCCGCCGAGGCCGACCTTCGTGGCGCCCGAGGAGACCTGGACACGGCGCGGGAGCTGCTCACCCGGCCGGTGCGGGAACAGGCCGGGCCGGTGGCGCCGCTGGCGGTGGCACTGGCCCGGGTCGAACTACGGGCGGGCGATCCGCGGGCCGCCGGCCGGGCGCTGCCGGACTGGCAGGCGGCGGAGGCGTCCGACTGGCCGTTGGCGCTGCGCCTCGAGGCGGGCCTGCTCGACGCGGTCCTGGCCCGCCATGCCGGAGACGAGCGCCGCGCCGGCCGGGTTCTCGAGCAGATGCTCGACCTGGCCGGCCCGGAGGGCTTCCGGCGGGTCTTCACCCGGGCCGAGCCGGCCGTACGGGATCTGCTCGCCGCCCACCTCGACACCGGCACCGCGCACTGGCCGATGGTGAGCGACCTGGTCCGGGGCGCGGACGAGCCGGCGGACCGGGGGGCGGCCGAGCCGGCGCCGGCGCTGGACGAGCCGCTGACCGAGCGGGAACTCACCATCCTGCGTTACCTGCAGAGCATCCTGTCCAACGTCGAGATCGCCAGCGAGCTGTCCCTGTCGGTCAACACGGTGAAGACCCACGTCCGCAACATCTACCGCAAGCTCGACGCGACCCGCCGCCGCGAGGCGGTACGGCGGGCGCGTGAGCTACGGCTGATCTGAGCCGGGTCGGCCGCGCAGCGCCGGGTCGGCCGGTCTGTGCCCGGGTCGGCCGGGCCGTGCCGGGTCGGCCGGTCCGCGCCTCAGGTGTCGGACGCGGCGTCCACTGCGGCGAGCAGGTCGGGCAGGGCGTACCCGCCGTCGTGGCGGACGTCGTTGATGAACAGGGTCGGGGTGCCGTTCACCCCGCTGCGGATGCCGCCGACGAAGTCCCGCCGCACCCGGTCGGCGTGCGCCTGCCGTTCCACCTCGGCGCCGATCTCGTCCGGCGGCAGGCCGAGTTGCTCGACGCCGAGCGACAGGTGCACCGGGTCGAGCTGGTCCTGGTGCTCGAACAGCCAGTCGTGCATCTCCCAGAACCGCCCCCGCGTCCCGGCCGCCTCGGCCGCCTCGGCGGCGCTCTCCGCGTACGGGTGCACGTTGGCGATCGGGAAGTGGCGGTAGACCAGGCGGACCGTCCCGTCCCGCTGCCGGAGCATCTCGTGCAGGTTCGGGTACGCGGCGCCGCAGAACCGGCACTGGAAGTCGCCGTACTCGACGACGGTCACCGGCGCGTCCGGCGCGCCCCGGACATGGTCGCTCTCGGTCACCGGCGTCCGCAGACGGGCGGTGACCTGCAAGGGCGTGATCATCCGGCCACCACCTGCCGATCGGCGGCCAGCCGCTCCAGCGCGTCGAGGATGCCGTCCGCCCCCGGGTTGACGTCGGGCGGGGAGAGGTGACTCCAGGCCACCGTGCCGTCCGGGCCGAGCACCACCAGCGCCCGCGCGGCCTCGCCCTGCGGGGTGTAGGCGCCGTACGCGCGGGCCACCTCGCCCTTGGGCTCGAAGTCGGCGAGCAGCGGGAACTCGATGCCCTGGCTCTGCGCGAACGCCCGGTGCGACCAGATGCTGTCCACCGAGATGCCGAGCACCGCGGCGCGGTAGCGGTCGAACTCGGGCATGGCGGCCTGGTAGAGCGCCATCTGGTCGCCGCAGACCGGGGTCCAGTCGGCCGGGTAGAAGGCGAGCACCACCGGCCGGCCGCGGTACTCGCCGGGGCCGGTGCGCCGCCCGTCCGGGGTGGCCGGCAGGGTGAAGTCGGGCCCCGGCCGGCCCGGTCCGATCAGCCCGTTCGGATCAGTCATGACTCCCACGCTCGCTCCCGGTCGGGTGAGGCCGGCTCACCCGGGCCGGGTGGTTCAGCGGAGCACGGGGGCGACCGCGAGGTGGTTCTGCACCTCCCGGATGCCCGGCGCCGACCAGGCCACCCGCTCCACCTCGGCCCGTTCCGGCATCGAGTGCACCAGCCCGGACAGCAGCACGGTGTCGCCGTGGACCCGCACGGTGACCCGCTCGGCCTCGGTGGCCCGGCTGCGGGCCAGCGCGTCGACGATCCGTTGGGCCAGTTCGTGCCCGTCCGGGCGGATGGCCGGGCGGACGGTGATCCCGTTGCTGACGCCCCGGACGCCGGCGAGCCGGCTGACCACCCGCTCGGCCGCCCGTCGCTGGTACTCCCACTCCGCCTCGCCGTGCAGGGTCACCCAGCCGGCGGAGACGGTCACCTGCATCTGCTCGACCGGGACGAACGCGTCCCACTCCAGGGCGTGCCCGACCGCCGCGGCGATGTCCGGGTCGGCGCGCTCCGCCCCGCCGGGCAGCTGCACGGCCAGATCGTTGGCGACCGCGCGGACCCGGGTCACCCGGTGCGCGGCCCGCTCGGCGGCCCACTTCTTGGCGTAGCTGTCCACCCGGCCGGTCAGCGTGACGACGCCCTCGGAGACGGTCACGCCGATCTCGTGCGGTCGTACCCGCGGTTCCCACGTCAGCTCGTCGAGGACGTCGGACTGGATGTCCTGGTCGGTGCGGGTGATCGTCTCGGTGGCCATCTGTCCCTCCTCCGGTCTCCCCGGGCGGCGCCAGCACGCACGCCCGCGTCCACCGATCCTGTCGCCGGGCCGGGTGACGTCCCCTCGCCCGGCCGGGGTGAGTCGCGCTGGGAGCGATTCCATCGCCGCTGACCGTCGATTAGGGTGAGCGCGTGACGGCGCCGTGGTGATCCGCGCCGCCCGCTGAACTCCGGGCCCGGGCGTGGTCGGCGGCGCCCGGGCCACCGGAGCCCGTTGCCCAAAGGCCCGCCGGCCCCCACCCCGGCCGCCCCGTTGATCATGAAGTTGTTGTCACCCGTGCCGGCGTGTCGCGACAACAACTTCATGATCAACAGGAAGTGGGCGGGGCGCGGGGGTGGGGTGGGCGGACGTGGGCGGGCCCCGACCGGCGGTGCCGGTCGGGGCCCGGGTGGTGCGTCGGGGTTGCGGGCGGTCAGAGGTCCCGGCTGGCGGGGGAGTTCGGGCGGTCGACGTCGACGAACTCGATGTCGTCCACCGCCGGGTCCTCCCTGCTGCCGGCGGCCCGCGCGGCGGTGCCGGCGGCCCAGCCGATCGCGGCGCCGACGAGCGCCGCGCTGATCAGCAGCGCCCACGGCAGCGCCGGCCGGCGACCGGCGAGCGCGTCGAACGCCAGGACCGCGCGCCGACGGGCCTCGTCAGCGGTGGACCCGACCAGGTCGCCGGCCTCGTCACCGAGCCGATGACCCCCGCGGCGGGCGGTGCGGGCGGTGTCCCGCACGGTGTCCCCCGCGGAGCCGACGGCGGAGACCAGGTGCTGCCACGCCTGATCGGCGATCCGCTCGGGTCTGCTGCGGCGGTCCAGCAGGTTGGTTCCGAACATCGTCACTACCTCCTCGGGCGGCCGAGGTCCGCGGCCACATCGGACCTCGGCATCTGTCCAGCGCGTCACGGTTCGCTCACCGGCCAGTGCCCCGTCCGCCGTCACGGCAAACCCGACCGACGGGCGGCGGCTTCAGTGCAGCACGACCACGGCGGCCCCGCGGGCGAAGTCGTCGTCGTCATCATCGTCGTCGTCACCGCCGCCGAAGCCGCAGGCCAGTACGAGGGCGAGCAGGAGGCCGACGCCGGCCACCCCGGCGAGTCTCTTGATCATTGATGGTCCTCTCCGTCATGGTGGGCTCCCGGCCGATGCTAGGCAGTGGCGGCAACCGCGCGGCCGGGCCGCGGGCGGGGCGGCCACGCCCGGGACGTGCCGTTTCGGCCCGAGTGGCCGGCACCGGCTACCCTGGGTCGGCGACGCGTCGGTGTGGCGAATCGTTGGACGAACAGACGAAGAGAAAAGTCCGGACAAGGGTGACAAGGTGTGCCCTGATCCGCGAATTGCTCATCCCGAGGGGTGGCGACCGAGGCCGTTGGAGGAATACTCTCGGTCGCGGCCCGCGTACTGATGAGGCGCCCGGGGACGGGCGGGTGGAGGTGCTCGCGTGAGCCTGTCGATCGTGAAGTCGGTTCTGTCCGGTGGTGTGGTGGAGATCGCCCCGCGTGGTGAGATCGACGTCGACACCGCCTACGAGGTGCGCGAGGCGATCGCCGAGGTGCTCGCCAAGGGGCGCCCGACCCGGATCGAGCTCAACATGCGGCTCGTCACCTTCATCGACTCCGTCGGCATCAGCGCGATGGTCGCCGGTTTCCAGACCGCCGAGGTGAGCGGGGTGAAGCTCGTCGTCACCGAGCCGAGCCGCTTCGTGCACCGCCAGCTCTGGGTGACCGGCCTGCTCGGTCTGTTCGGCGCGCCGGAGCCCTACTACGCCGGCGCCGCCGCGCCCGAGGTGCTCCCGGGCGCCTGACGCCCCACCCGCGCCCGAGCCGCTTCCGAGGGATCACGGTTCGCCGAGGCCGGACAGGTCCACGTCGGCGACCTCGGTGACCGCCCGGATCGCCGTGACCGAGGCG from Micromonospora sp. WMMD812 harbors:
- a CDS encoding MerR family transcriptional regulator, yielding MRSIGELARASGLTVSALRFYDSAGVLVPAHVDPVTGYRWYTDDQVAPARLVAGLRRVGMPVAEIAAAVRAEPAAVHRLLDAHLRRLEDGLADARRELSRIRTLLGPEEPAMTTRLVLSRVDLARAIDAVRFAVGTDPDLPVLTGVLFDVEPDGVRVVATDRHRLALARVGAAQVDGPPTRALAPAGFVDDVRALLDTGAGIAPEAHLTVEGTRIAVSVAGRVVSADALPYDFPDYQRLLPRTGGEPPAHRFPIDADALRTALRAPDAPTLHREHDGRSYVVTVLGADDRGLRVIGPDDATAGVRVGVDARYLLDALDAAGDGQLVLELDGPIAPLAIRGSADGDAYSILMPIRL
- a CDS encoding saccharopine dehydrogenase NADP-binding domain-containing protein — translated: MVGERTHHLVLFGATGFTGGLTAEYLARHAPAGLRWALAGRDPGKVATVRERLAGIDPALAGLPLLTADVADADSLRALAESTRVVASTVGPFIHHGEPLVAACARAGTDYLDITGEPEFVDLMYLRHHAEAVRTGARLVHACGFDSIPHDLGAWFTVRHLPADAAITVDGFVRAGGRFSAGTYHSALTAFSRAAHASRAARERRAVEPRPADRRVRAVAGRLARSAELGMWTVPLPTIDPHVVRRSAAACPEYGPDFRYRHFAAVRRLPTVLAAAAGLGALAGLVRVPPARRWLLGRLASGQGPTPQQRSRSWFRVRFVGAGGGRRVHTEVSGGDPGYDETAKMLAESALCLALDDLPPTAGQVTPVTAMGEALLGRLTRAGITFRVLDGPAGRA
- a CDS encoding LuxR C-terminal-related transcriptional regulator, encoding MPEQQSGARVETATPDAAGPPLLASRLTPPALPEPVVARPRLLRRLDAGSAGPVTLVRAPAGWGKTTLLVSWTRLVDGSAGEGADVRPDGSVADPRRPTPAWVSVESGDDGDRLWLYLAAALRATTDPVLDPAAPVPDRPPRPDQLELLAAALAARERPVLLVLDDLHRVTDPAALTGLEFLLRHAEQRLRLVVGARAGLPLAVHRLRLAGELTEIGPDELAFTDDEVADLLSAHGVRLPGAALRRLRERTAGWPAALRFAALALDRQPDPARWVGRFGGDQPEIAGYLHEEVLAAVAPEARELLRRTALAETVCADLADALTGRADGERMLADLSGDRGLLSRDDSRPPWYRCHPLLTDLLRADLARLPADELRDLHLRAAGWYADNGRPAEGLRHALTAGRWDRATELFVAQWPELAPYDRAGADGPPPASPPPEAVRRDPELALACAAERAHAGDAAAAAGYLRSAADHAGTLPTPRRDRFLRLATALELTLARLAGDHAEVRAAAARLVRGRMTGAGEPPPSAAGAGPRGGATEDADLRAFAGTALGLVELAEGQLPGARFARALAAAGEAGRPRTELVCASRSALLHAVRGELRAAETAAQEALAMPPCHGWACRLDCGYAYLALAVVALHRDQPEESAANLALAAPATGGAEPDDRPPGADVPAAETVAAAVAALCRARLLHDRGEPAAGQRLLVEARDRLADRPTGADLAYLLLAAEADLRGARGDLDTARELLTRPVREQAGPVAPLAVALARVELRAGDPRAAGRALPDWQAAEASDWPLALRLEAGLLDAVLARHAGDERRAGRVLEQMLDLAGPEGFRRVFTRAEPAVRDLLAAHLDTGTAHWPMVSDLVRGADEPADRGAAEPAPALDEPLTERELTILRYLQSILSNVEIASELSLSVNTVKTHVRNIYRKLDATRRREAVRRARELRLI
- a CDS encoding DsbA family protein, which gives rise to MITPLQVTARLRTPVTESDHVRGAPDAPVTVVEYGDFQCRFCGAAYPNLHEMLRQRDGTVRLVYRHFPIANVHPYAESAAEAAEAAGTRGRFWEMHDWLFEHQDQLDPVHLSLGVEQLGLPPDEIGAEVERQAHADRVRRDFVGGIRSGVNGTPTLFINDVRHDGGYALPDLLAAVDAASDT
- a CDS encoding redoxin domain-containing protein, whose translation is MTDPNGLIGPGRPGPDFTLPATPDGRRTGPGEYRGRPVVLAFYPADWTPVCGDQMALYQAAMPEFDRYRAAVLGISVDSIWSHRAFAQSQGIEFPLLADFEPKGEVARAYGAYTPQGEAARALVVLGPDGTVAWSHLSPPDVNPGADGILDALERLAADRQVVAG
- a CDS encoding BON domain-containing protein, with the translated sequence MATETITRTDQDIQSDVLDELTWEPRVRPHEIGVTVSEGVVTLTGRVDSYAKKWAAERAAHRVTRVRAVANDLAVQLPGGAERADPDIAAAVGHALEWDAFVPVEQMQVTVSAGWVTLHGEAEWEYQRRAAERVVSRLAGVRGVSNGITVRPAIRPDGHELAQRIVDALARSRATEAERVTVRVHGDTVLLSGLVHSMPERAEVERVAWSAPGIREVQNHLAVAPVLR
- a CDS encoding STAS domain-containing protein, coding for MSLSIVKSVLSGGVVEIAPRGEIDVDTAYEVREAIAEVLAKGRPTRIELNMRLVTFIDSVGISAMVAGFQTAEVSGVKLVVTEPSRFVHRQLWVTGLLGLFGAPEPYYAGAAAPEVLPGA